TGAGGAACAGCGCATTGCCGAGGCGGTGCAAGCCTACTTGAAGGGGCACCTCAAACGCCTCGTGCCCAACGGTGTCTTCTTGTCTGCAGACGACTGGACAGTCTTCGCCGGCGAGGTCTGGTTGGAGCGAATCAGGCAAGAGCTACAGGAGGCGTCGGTAGTTGTCCTTATGCTAAGCCAGCAGTCCGTCCAACGTCCATGGATCAACTTCGAAGCTGGAGCGGCCTGGTTGGCCAACAAGGCCCTGATCCCTGTTTGCTTTGGAGGTCTAACGAAGGGCGATATGCCGAAACCATATTCTGGCATCCAGGGCCTCGATCTCCCAGACGACGCGTTTTATCTCCTCCGCTCCGTGCAACATCATCTCGATCCCAAGGGGGTGCTGCCGCCTCCGCCGCCCGAGGACCGTTATCTTGCTGAGATCAGAGCAGCGTTGAAAGGGGAGCATCGAGTTGTCTCGCCGCCCCCTCCACCATTGCCTCATCAGAAG
The Candidatus Methylomirabilis sp. genome window above contains:
- a CDS encoding toll/interleukin-1 receptor domain-containing protein translates to MADVFISFIHEEQRIAEAVQAYLKGHLKRLVPNGVFLSADDWTVFAGEVWLERIRQELQEASVVVLMLSQQSVQRPWINFEAGAAWLANKALIPVCFGGLTKGDMPKPYSGIQGLDLPDDAFYLLRSVQHHLDPKGVLPPPPPEDRYLAEIRAALKGEHRVVSPPPPPLPHQKTAPEPRSMPEEKETQ